The Mucilaginibacter mallensis genome has a segment encoding these proteins:
- a CDS encoding tyrosine-type recombinase/integrase — MAVKVNLYLDERKIEKGEKAPVKLRLYMSRTDIRHYHTGRYLLAEQFDESYLATKPKKAYKDLKIALDGIVVKANTIISKMDGVFVLAKFEREMFGAPLSSMDVVPHYRNYITELTKNERAGTASNYALSIKSLLAFAGKVKQPATSLSFASVTVDFLNRYEKWMVVEGKSKTTVGIYLRPLRAIFNQAIEEGSIVADLYPFKKYKIPTGQNIKKALDKSELKKLYTAELQPSSYKEKARDFWFFSYQCNGMNFRDIAELKYKDIHKKSFSFLRHKTLYTTKDKPKPIIVPLTEPIRAMIERYGTKPIVPDNYVFPILNKSMNETEKMRANQNFIRFVNQHLQKLAKDLELDTNISTYYARHTFTTSAIRSGAKMELIQESLGHHSLSTTQNYWAGFEDDVKQGIADKLMDFG, encoded by the coding sequence ATGGCTGTTAAAGTAAATTTATACCTGGACGAGCGGAAGATAGAAAAAGGAGAAAAAGCACCGGTAAAGCTAAGGTTGTATATGTCGAGGACTGATATTAGGCATTACCATACGGGCCGTTACCTCCTAGCGGAGCAATTTGATGAATCGTATTTAGCGACTAAGCCGAAGAAAGCGTACAAGGACCTTAAAATTGCGTTGGATGGCATCGTTGTTAAAGCCAACACGATTATTTCAAAGATGGACGGTGTATTTGTATTGGCTAAATTTGAAAGGGAAATGTTTGGTGCGCCATTGAGTTCAATGGACGTGGTGCCACATTACCGGAATTATATTACAGAGTTGACCAAAAACGAGCGTGCAGGCACCGCATCTAACTATGCGCTAAGCATCAAGTCACTATTAGCCTTTGCAGGTAAAGTCAAGCAACCGGCTACGAGCCTATCTTTTGCGTCCGTCACTGTAGATTTTTTGAACCGTTATGAAAAATGGATGGTGGTCGAGGGAAAGTCAAAAACCACAGTTGGCATTTATCTGCGTCCACTTCGTGCTATATTTAACCAGGCCATTGAGGAAGGGAGTATTGTGGCCGATCTATACCCCTTTAAGAAATACAAAATACCTACTGGTCAGAACATAAAAAAAGCCCTTGATAAATCCGAACTAAAAAAATTGTACACCGCAGAACTGCAACCGAGCAGCTACAAGGAAAAAGCAAGAGATTTTTGGTTTTTCAGCTATCAATGTAATGGCATGAACTTCCGCGATATTGCGGAGCTAAAATATAAAGACATCCATAAAAAGTCTTTTTCGTTTTTGCGCCATAAAACACTTTATACCACAAAAGATAAACCTAAACCGATCATTGTACCGCTTACTGAGCCAATCCGTGCAATGATCGAACGATATGGTACTAAACCTATTGTGCCCGATAACTACGTATTCCCAATCCTAAACAAATCTATGAATGAGACGGAAAAAATGCGTGCCAACCAAAATTTTATCCGGTTTGTAAACCAACATTTACAGAAGTTGGCGAAAGATTTAGAACTTGATACTAATATTTCTACCTACTATGCCCGACATACTTTTACAACGTCAGCAATCCGCAGCGGCGCTAAGATGGAACTGATTCAGGAAAGTTTGGGACACCATAGTCTTTCCACTACTCAAAATTATTGGGCCGGGTTTGAAGATGATGTAAAACAGGGGATAGCGGATAAATTGATGGACTTTGGATAA